The Psychrobacillus sp. FSL K6-4046 DNA window TATTTAAACGATTGTCGTTTGAATACTCTCTTTTTATTGTTGGCAATCAGTAACCTTCCACTATAACACCAGTAACGAAAACCTGAGTATCCTTATGTTATATTGGTTAAATAACAATGATAGGCAACAAGCTACCAAGGCATCCAAAAGCCAGGGGTAGATCATATATCAAATCTGTCGCCAGCTATCCAAATCAATCAGCATCATACAAACAAAAATCCGCGTTCGACGGTAGGGACAACGCACTCGTTAATTGAATAAGAACAACTTATATTAATTAGACTTGAGTATTTTTCCAATCTGTTCTAAGTATACCCATAGTACAAATATCGTGATAGCTTCCAAACCTGAATAGTTCTTCTCTTAAAGTTCCTTCCAAGAAAAATCCGCATTTTTCATATGAAGCAATTGCTCTTTTGTTATAACTAAATACTTGAAGTTTCACTTTATTTAAATTCATATAATTAAAAATAAAGTCTATCAATACTTTCATTGAGTCGGTTCCATAGCCCTTCCCTTGGTAGTCGGCTCCTATAGATACACCAACGTGACAAGTACCGTTTTTCCAATTCACTGCGTAAACAGATATTGTACCAATAAAGATTTTTTCATCTTTAAGTTCAATCCCAAATATATATTCATCCTTTTCAGGATTTATTTCACTAAGGAATTTTTCATGGTCTCTTTCTGTAGGTGGAAATGGTATTTCATCATTCATTAGTAACCGACTTTCCATTAAATCTTCCATTGCAAAGTAATCTTGATAATCCTCTTTTGTAATTTTACGTAAAGCGACTTTGTCTCCCTTTAGAAACCTTTTACTATATTGATTTATCATTTTTATTTCCCCCAAATTTAGTGCAGGGGTTAGTAGTAAGGGTTATTCTACTGAACCCTTGCGAAGTTTTTGTTGTTTTAAACCTTTTAAAACCTCTAGTGCAATAGATGCCATCATGAGTTCATCTCCCATTTATTAAGATAATGAAAGTGTATATTAAATTACTATTTTATTCAAATGTATCTTCAGACTTTGAGTCTCTGTATTGACTTCCAACAATAATATATTGTGATTCAATTTGTATACTTTTGCTAGCTTTATAGAAAAAGCTGTACTTGCTTATTTAGACTCTGAACAATGGAAAAGTGCTAAGTAGATATTTCTAGATGGTGAAGATGATTGGTGAATAGACTTGAAGGGGCTTTTATTTTGTAGGGAAAGTAATATGATGTTCGAAATAGTAAGGATAAATTCATCACCTCTTCCTTTCTCAGGATAACCTTGACATTCCAAACTACTAAATGTAACATATAAATTACAAATGACAGATATACATTACATTCAACTCGGAGGCATTTATGGTTAATCGTATGAAAATTGCTCGGATGGAAAAGGGCTTAACGCAATCTGAGCTAGCAAGTAAAATTGGGGTAACTCGTCAAACAGTGGGGTTGATTGAAAAAGGGGATTATAATCCAACGTTACAATTATGTATTGCGATTGCGAAAGAGCTGGATCAAACATTAAATGATTTATTTTGGGAGGAATAGAGATGCATATATTACAATGGCTTTCGACGGATGAATATAAACAAAAGGTGATTTCCAAGATATTAGTAGAGGGGGCAATCCTTCAATTTATCCTTTCCTTTGTTATGATTGCTGTCTATCTATTTACAGACATGGAGCCTCTATTTTTACTGCTGATCCCTTTTGCTGTATTTTTATTTTATTCTTTAGCTAGGTACATATTTTCAGGCATTGAATTTGCAAATGTCTTTACAGAAGATGAGATAAAAGCTGCTAAAAAGCGGAATCTATTAAGCTCCATAGCCTTTTGTGTAGGGATGAGTCTTCTCTCTATTTTAATGGGAAGATCGATGCTCGATAGTGTGATGGTTCCCCTCATTGCTGGGATACTATGGTTCGTGATGAATTCTATCTCTCTTAGAAAGTCTGTTCAAAAGAATGCCGACTTATAAACGTAGATCACACTCCTGTTTCCATTGAGATAGGGGTTTTTTTATTTGTAAAAATTGACAAAGGTGAGCGCTGATAGAATAATAGATGGCATGATACCATCGGCTATAGGTTGGTTGGAGGAAAAAACTCTTTCAACGTACCAAAATTTAAAGGACTGATTTTAAATGATGATGCGCAAATATGTTCTCTATCTCATTTTCGTTTGTTTTGTTGCTTTTTATATTCATCAGCCGTTATTTGGATTAATCCCTAATGCAGTTGTAGGCTATATACAGGATAAGAAGGAAAAAGAGAGGTTAGCTGAATTTTTAAAGGACTATCAAAAGGTGGATGTAGCGCATGTGACCATCTACTACATGGATTTTGATGCGGAGCTATTGCAAACGACGAAGGTCGCACTAGAGCGGGGGATTGAGCTCAACAATGAAATACTAGGACAGTTCAATGATTCGGTCGATTTAATCATTTTTCCTAATAGAGCTGATCGGATTAATTTGTTTGGCATAGGTCATTTTATAAATAATAATGATAATCCTTATTATAATACGGTAAATATATTTCCAGCGGATCGAGAGGAAATCTTTCCAGACATGGCACCAGCTGATTTACTATACAAAAATGTGATTCATGATTATACGCAATTTGTAATTAACCAGAGATTGGATGAGCTATCGCTATCTGCTAGCTATATTCCTACTTGGTTCATTGTAGGGGTGGGGGAGTATATTAGTAACGTTGGTAAGGAGACACCTCCTTTGGATGCGGAAGCAGTTCGTTTAAGCTCTCTTAATTCCAAAATAGCTGGACTTGGAGATGGTGATGAAAACGCCAAGTATAATGGCTATGTTCAGTCCCACTTAACGATTAAATACCTTGTAGATGAGTTTGGTCCTGGCAATATCAATGAAATTCTTATAAAAACCGAAGAGGAAAAGAGCTTTAATAAGGCTTTTGCCACTATGACAGGAATCGAATTGTCTGCTGTACCAGATATCTATTAAATGATAAACATCCGTTCATGGAGCACTCTTGCATTAGAGTGCTTCATACGGGTGTTTTTTTGATGCTGAAGGCTTGGTACAACGGTTAAAAATGTCTCTTCTCGGTTACCCTAAATGTACTAAATGAACGTGGAGGTGTAACAGATTGGATAACATGGCAAAATCAAATCCTCCTACATTGATGGATGAGCTATCCAAAAAGTTTGAGCCTTCTAGTGATATCATGCTGAAGCCCTTGCAGATTGGTGATAACAAGGTTTACCTCTTTTATTTGAAGACAGTGGTAGACGGCAATAAACTCCACACTATCGTAATTAAGCCATTTTTTGAAATGAAATCTAATGAAAGCTTTCAGTCCTATATCGAATCGCTACCAGAGCAGGTTGAGATGACGTCAGGAGAAGAGCTGCAGATCAAGCTGACAAAAGGTGCTGTCCTCGTTTCTATAGAGGACCGGTTTTATCTGCTGGATATTAAGCTGGTCAACTCAGATGCTGTACAGCAAACTCTGATCGAGCCGACTGTTTATGGTCCACAGTTAGCGTTAAGTGAGGATTTAGATACAAACCTGAACATCATTAGACAGCGGTATCATGCGCCTACCCTGATGATTGAAATGCATGATATGAAGGAAAAGTCACGTCCACAGGTTTCGATTATGTATGATGAGAAGACAGTGAAAAAGTCTGTTCTACGTAATATTAAGAAAAAATTAAACAGCTTAGAAGCTCCACTTATCCAATCAGCGGGAGATTTGCAGCTGCAGTTGAATGGCTCTAAGGTTTCTCTTTTTCCGACGTTAATATTGACGGAGCGCCCTGATCGGATAACCTATAATCTTGCAGCAGGAAAGGTTGTACTGATGATTGATGGGAGTCCACAGGCAGTAATAGCTCCTATTGTATTTTTTGACTTTATGGTGTCTATGGAGGATAGCTATCATACCTTTTGGATTACTACCTTTACGTTGGTGCTACGATATTTGGGCTTAGTTATTTGTTTGGTGTTACCTGCTATGTATGTAGCGGTTACGTCCTATACACCAGATGTCCTACGAACGGAGCTTGCCCTCACGGTAGCGGGGAGCAGGCTTGGAGTTCCCTATCCCTCCTTTGTCGAGGTAATTTTCATGCTGCTATTTATGGAGTTTCTAATAGAGGCAAGTATGCGTCTGCCTAAGGCAATCAGTGCAACAGCTACCACAGTTGGTGGTTTAATTCTAGGTACTGCTGCTACAGAGGCAGCCTTAACCTCTAACATTATGATTATCATCGTCTCGGCGGTTGCCATTACCAGCTTTGTTATTCCCATTAGTGAGATGAGCTTCGCTATTCGGATCTGTCGTTACTTGCTCATTTTCTATACAACGCTTTTCGGCACGATAGGCCTCATACTAGGAGCGCTAGGGCTTTTGATGTTCTTAACCAACAAGCGAAGCTTTGGAGAGCCTTACTTAAAAATGTATTGGAAAGGTGAGAAAAAGGAAATAGGGGTGACAACAAAAAATGAATAGGTATCTGTATTACTTCATCATTGTCACGATGGTCACCAACATCATTGCGTCTGTCCCGAGGATTTTAATGGGAGAAAGTAAAAATGGCGTAATCCTTTCCATGGTCATTGCCGTCATTGTTGGACCGATTCTGGTCAGTGTCCTTGTAAACCTTTTTCGTCACTTTCCGAATATGTCCCTTCCTGAAATTCTAAAGAAAAGTACATCTAAATGGTTTTACTATCCGGTGTTACTCTACTTTGCAATTTCCTGGTATCTGGCAGGTCTAATAACACTTGTCACATATGTCCTGCTTTTTAATACGTTTATTTCTTCGGAGACCTCCATTGTCATCACGACTCTTGCATTCCTAATTATCATTTCCTTTGGGATGCTGATGAAGGAAAAAAGTGTTCTTTATACAACCGAGATAGTATTAGTTATGTTCCTACCTATTATTTTCTTTTTAATCATGAAAGTATATACCGATCCTCGTTTGGAATGGGATTATATCAAGGTAGCCGCCACCCATATTCAGGAGCTACCAAGCTATAATGCAATTTCGGCAGCTGCCTTTATTTTTATTGGTGTAGTAAATTTGTCAATCTTTAATAAATATATGAATTTTAACAAAAAGTTTGGGTTAAAACATATGCTCCTCCTAGCACTTGCTGGAGTATTTACTCTCTTTACAACGTATTTTGTTCCGATTGGCTTTAATGGCTTTGAGCAAATTGAAAACTTCACCTTCCCTTGGGTGACAACGAGTGATGCTGTACGTTTGAAATTTGGAATAATTGAGCGTCTCATCTTTATTTTTTTAATTGTCTTTTTAGGGGTGGCATTTATTAGTCTGCTCATACATTGGCACGTTTCTCTCAAGCTATTTGAAAGTATTGTTCAGATAAAACGATTGAAATGGAAGGAAATAAACCTGACTTCCTACGTGCTTGTTATTATTTTTGGAGTAATCGGGATTCTTGTAACGAGGCAAATTAGCGAATACGAGCTATTGAAGCTTACCCTCTTTTTTTATAATATCCTCCCAATCTTTTATGGTATTTTAATCGGCAGTCTACTCATCGCTAAGAGGAGGTTAAAGACATGAAGCTAAATATTAAACTTCTTATAACAACTTTAGGGATGGCTTGCTTCCTTACAGGCTGTGGTTTTAAAGATATCGATAATCGGATATTCGTGACAGGAATTGGGATTGATCCTTCCGAGAAAGAGGAAGGTAAATATAAAGTAACACTGAAGCTTGCTATCCCAGTTTCGACCATTCAGCAGGAAAAGGAGCCCAGCTATCAGTATTTGGTTCATGAAGGCGATAATATAGAAGAGGCTGTCCGCATATTGGAAACACATACCGACAAGACGCTTGAATTTGGTCATACTAAAATAATTCTCGTCAATGAAAAGCTCTTAGAGGGTGATATTAAGGAGTTCATGGACTACCTTTTCAGAAGAGGTGATATTCAAACGATTGCCTGGGTCGGTGCAGCGAAACCAACTGCTGAGGAAATACTACGAACGGAGCCTAAAGGCGAATCCGCAGTCATTTCACCTCTCTCTAAATTTTTTGGGAATGTAGGCACCGAAAGCCCTTATATTGTCTCTACGTACTTATATGAATTTAGAAGGAGCTTTTATAGTGAAGGTATTGACGCGGTTCTACCAATCGTCGAGTCCAATGAGTCAGGCACTCAGCTGATTGTAAATAAATCAATCATCGTAAAGGAAAAACAGGATTCATATCATTTATCCTCTAACCTCACTAGTGATTTTAATGCCCTTGCCAATAATATAGGCGGTTACAGTGTCAAATTGGAAACAGATGAATTAAATTTAGTACTGAATCTAATTGATGTAAACATGAAATACAAAGTAGTTAAAAAAAATGATCAGCCTTCATCTATTAAGGTCGATGTTAAAATGTCTGGTGTAGTAAGCCAGTCCAATAAGAGATTGAATGTGGAAAACCTAGATGAGTATAGTAAGCTAGCCACCAAGGAAATAGAGACGCGGTTAAAAGAGCTATTTACTACGTTACAAAAAGAAGAGCTAGATCCTTTTGGCTTTGGACTTAAATATAGAACCATGCAGCTGTACGAGAAGGACATATTTGATAAATGGAAGCAAGCTTATCCTAACCTACCATTTGACTTGACTGTTGATGTCTCCTTAAAAAGCACGGGAACGATTCAATAGATACTGTGTGATTAATATCATTGCTCATGTACGTTCAAGTAGTATATATTGAACTTGAGCAGTAGTTATTTACATTAGTGAAGGTATTTTCTTAGTTAAATGGCTAAGACTAATACAGTATTTTTGACATTATAGCATCTCTTTGGTTTTGAAGAAAAGAGGGCTATAATAGGATTGTAATCGTTTTCATTTATTAATAAAAAATATGATTCTTGGAGGAATTTATAATGGGACGTTTAACAGATAAAGTAGCTATTATTACAGGTGGAGCACGTGGAATGGGTGAATCACACGTACGTACGTTTGTTAGAGAAGGCGCGAAGGTTGTTTTCACTGACCTAAACGAAGAAGGCGGACAAGCGCTAGCAAAAGAATTAGGAGAAAACGTATTGTTCGTCAAGCAAGACGTAACAAAAGCAGCTGACTGGACAACTGTGATCGAGGAAACAGAAAAAGCATTTGGCCCAGCTAACATTTTAGTTAACAATGCAGGTATTAGCCTGTCCACTCCTCTAATGGAAATGACAGAAGCGGATTACCGTAAAATCGTAGACATCAACCAAGTATCCGTATTCCTTGGAACAAAGGCAGTTGTTCCTTCTATGGAAAAAGCTGGTGGTGGCTCAATCGTGAACATCTCTTCCATGAACGGATTAGTTGGCGGAGCAGTTGGATACACAGACACTAAATTCGCAGTACGTGGTATGACGAAAGCTGCAGCTCTACAATTAGCTCACCTTGGCATTCGCGTGAACTCAGTGCATCCAGGCGTCATCGAAACACCAATGGTTAGCCAAGGAGATGCAGTGGAGCTTATTAAAGAGTTCGCTAAGCACATTCCACTTAAACGCGTAGCCCAATCAGAAGAGGTTTCTAACCTAGTCCTTTTCCTAGCATCTGACGAAGCAAGCTACTCAACAGGCTCTGAATTTGTCATCGATGGTGGATTGACTGCACAGTAATAAATGATAAAGAGAACTCTCCAGTAGCTTACTGGGGAGTTTTTTTCTGTTTATGCATACGCTAGGGGGCATATCATTCGGTGACCGACCGATTATCTGGCTGGACCGACCGATTATCGTGCTGGACCGACCGATTATGGGGAAGAACCGTCCGATTATTTCGGAAAACCGACCGATTATCGGCACAAACCGACCGATTCAATGATTTAGAAGTCTAACCTCAAACTAACTCTTTCATTAATAAAGCCAAACCCTTCTTCACAACCAGTTTGTTCACATTTCGGACAAAAAGTATTGACAAAAATGTGAACGAGGTGAATAATAATAGTTAAGAGGGGTGTATTTCAAATGGAATCATACGTAAAAATGTTACACGCTACAAAAGTTGTAGGTGCAGCCTTGTTAACTATAGGAATTGCTGTCTTTTTATATGGAACATTCGTAAGTGAATATAGCACGGTAATGGGCGTTGGTATCGGAATCGTCATGGGAGCAGTTTTCACATTTATCATCGGCATGATATTGGTTGCTTCAGAGGAAATGATCTCCAAACAATTGAAAAAAGAGAGTATCTAAACAAGAGATGCTTGTAAAGGTATTTAGAGGATCCACTCTAGATGCCTTTTTTTCATGAGTAAAGTGGAGCTTGGATATTTATTTCTAGGATCTATTTATGTCATCAGCGCTTATATCTTTGTCTTACCTATGGTCCTTTCCCACACTTAAAATTTACAAATAAAAAAAGAGCGCCTAATAGACGCTCTTTCTTTTATTACATATCCCACACCATAACGAGTAACGTACCTAAAATCGTAAATAATGCGAGCAACAAGCCATAATACACATTGACGTAAATGGATTTTTTGTCTTCCGATTCACCGGCATGCATGAATACGACAAGCTGTAAGCCAGCCTGTGTAAACGCTGTTAGTAGTAAGACGGTCATTCCAACTCCGAATGACATATCCATGAAGTACACCAACAGTGCTACTGCTGTAAGCACTAATGAAAACGCAAAGCCCATTACTTGTTTAAGAGGGAATAATTCTTTCATATTACATCATTCCTTTCAAGTAGATGAAGCTGAAGATGAAAATCCAAATCACATCTAGGAAATGCCAATATAGTGAGAAGATAAATGACTTATTAGCCGTTTCCGGAGTCAAGCCACGTTTTTTGATTTGAAGGAGAATAAATAATCCCCAGAACAAACCGAATGTTACGTGCAAGCCGTGTGTTCCTAGCGTCGTCAATAAAATCGCAGTGAAGGCACTAGTTTGAAGTCCAGCTCCAACATGCACATAGTGCATAAACTCATAAATTTCTACTCCAAGGAACGCTGCTCCTAGAAGAAGAGTGATCGCAAAGAAAGTCATCGTTGCTTTCGTACGATTCAATCGCATTGCATGAATAGCAAGTCCGATTGTAAAGCTACTCGTTAAAAGTAAAAGTGTTTCGATTAACACTGGTGTTATTTCAAAAATTTCTGCACCAGAGGGACCGCTACCTACGCGGTTCTCTAGGGTGAAGTAGGAGGCGAAAAGTGTTGCGAAAAGCATAATTTCCGCTCCGATGAAAATCCAAAAGCCTAATATTTTTAAGCTATTTTCTTCTGTGCTGTATTCTAGTGGAAGTGACTTATCTACCTTCATTTTTTAGCACCTCGCAATTTTCTTTCCGTTTCTTCGATTTCCTCTACCGAAATATATCTTCCGTGATCCTGTTCAAACGAACGGTAAGCTAGACAGCCTAAAATACCAATCAATGAAACAATGGCAAGTGGCCATATACTGAAGACCATCGCAAATCCAAAGACGAAGAAGATACAGCTCATGATAAATGGTAAACCGCTATTATTCGGCATGTGAATTTTCTCAACTTTTCCTTGGAATAACTCATAGCCGTTTTTCTTAGAATCCCAAAATGCTTGTGTTGAATCAACTTGTGGTGTAACTGCGAAATTATACTCAGGTACTGGAGTGTGAGTAGCCCATTCAAGTGAACGTGCATCCCATGGATCGTCTCCGATATCGCGAGAAGCATAACGGATGCTCCAGTAGATATTGTAAACAAGTAACGCGAATGAAATTGCCATTACACCGGCTCCGATGAACGAAACCATATTCCACATTCCAAAGCCTGTTGACTCTGAATATGTGTACATACGACGTGCTTGACCGTCTAATCCCGTAATATACATTGGGATGAAGGCAAGAACGAATCCAATAGACATTAACCAAGCAGTCCATTTTCCTAATCGCTCGTTTAACATGAAACCGAATATTTTCGGCCAATAGTAAGTAAGACCAGCTAGCATTGCGTAAACAACACCAGGAATAATTACATTATGGAAATGGGCTACTAAGAACATCGTATTATGATATTGATAGTCGGCTGCTGACATAGCAAGCATTACTCCTGTAACTCCACCTAGTGTGAACAGTGGAATGAACATGATTGAGTAAAGCATTGGTGTCGTGAACTCGATCTTCCCTTTCCAAAGGGTGAATAGCCAGTTAAAGATCTTGACCCCTGTTGGAACAGCAATTGCCATCGTTGTGATGGAGAAGATACTGTTAGACAGTGGACCTTGACCCATTGTAAAGAAGTGATGGGCCCAAACGACAAAGGATAGAAGAGAGATCACTACCATAGAAGCAACCATCGACTTATAGCCGTATAGATTGCGTCGTGCAAAGGTGGAAATAATCTCACTGAATATACCGAATGCCGGCAGGATTAGGATGTAAACCTCTGGATGTCCCCAAACCCAGAACAGGTTGGCCCAGAGCATATCCATACCACCATTGTCTGTTGTAAAGAAGTTCGTTCCAAACAGTCGGTCCATCGTTCCCATTGCAAGTAATACAGTTAATACAGGGAAAGCGAACACGATAATTACGTTAGCGATAAATGCTGACCATGTGAACATTGGCATCTTCATTAGTGTCATACCAGGTGCTCTCATTTTCAGTATCGTTGTAATAAAGTTAATACCAGTCATTAACGTACCCAGACCAGCTATTTGTATTGCGATCATATAGTAGTTCGTACCAACAGAGGCACTGAACTCGTTACCTGCTAGTGGGAAGTAGGAAGTCCATCCTGCATCAGGTGATCCACCTACGATGAAGGAAATGTTGAATAATCCCATACCCATAAAGAACAACCAGAAGCTAAGTGCATTTAAACGTGGAAACGCAACATCTCTAGCTCCGATTTGTAATGGAATAACGTAGTTAAAGAAAAAGATGATAAACGGCATTGCCATGAATAAAATCATTACTACTCCGTGCGTGGAGAAGACTTCATTGTAATGCTGTGAATCTAAAAATGTGTTTTCTGGCACCGAAAGCTGATAGCGCATCATAATTGCGTCTACGCCTCCGCGGAAAAGCATTAGTAATGCAGATAGCAAGTACATAATACCAATACGCTTATGGTCTACAGTAGTGATCCATTCGCGCCACAGGTATCCCCATTTCTTGAAGTAGGTAATACCTAAAACTATCGCAAGCATCGTAAGGCCGATACCGACCATGGATGCATATATCAAAAAGCTTGGATGTGGTACGGCAAAGCGATCAAAGAAATCCATACTTTTGTTTCTCCTTTCAGGAATCTATAGCTTGGACTATAGTAATCTGGTAAACCTTCTATTAATGATGAGAATGCTCGGATTCTTCATCGGTATTCGTTTGTTCATGATTCTCATGCTCGGATTCCTCCATGTCATGATGCTCGTGATCTGCATCCTCTTCGTCTGAATCATGGTCGTGACTAGGAGCAGGGGAGAATTCTAAATGTGTTCCTGTATACGTAGAGCGTCCAAGATGTCCTGGCTCTAATAACTCTTCAAACTTGTCTTCTGTAAGTGCTGGTGCAGTTTCATGTACTTCCTCTACCCATTCCTCAAAATCAGCATGAGACATAGAGGTAACGTCAAAGATGTTTTCTGCAAATCCGGATCCACTGAAGTTCGCATTTCTTCCCATGAATTCGCCTTCCACATCAGCTGCTAGGTGTAAGGTAGTAACCATGTCAGACATTGCATACTTTTGTCCGCCTAGCTGTGGAATCCAGAAGCTAGTTATTGGTCCATGTGAATATAATTTAAACTCAATCGCCCGATTAGCGGGGATATATAAGTAGTTAACTGTTTCGATATCTTGTTCTGGATAACTAAAATGCCATTTCCAGTTGGAGGAAGAAGCATAAATGATTAACGGCTCTTGATCCTCATAGCCTTGAGGTGTCGACTCAACGATATAGTTACTTCTTACCGATACGATGGAAAGAAAAATAACGATTAAAATAGGAACCCCGACACAAATTGCTTCCACAATTGGATTTCCTTCTATATGAGGTGGCTCATAATCCTCACTTTGCTTAGAAGCACGGTATTTTATTAACACAAATACTAAAATAGCTAAAACGACAATTACGATCCCGGACATCAGGAAAATAGATAGCATAATATCATTTGCCTGTGTTTCGGCCTGTGGACCTTTAGGATCTAAAACAAGTAATGGCTCACAGCCTGTTAACACAGTGACAATAGTGAAAACCATCGTCAAAAGAGCCCACTTCCATTTTAATTTCATTGTTGTACTCCTTTCCAATCTATTATAAAAAGCTCAAATAACTAGTATTGGTTCAAAGAATTTCTCTCTGTGCCTCTATCTTATTACCTTCCATTTAAAAAAACGAACAATAAAACCGGACTTCACAAATTCTTCAAGAAGATTTGAACGTTCTTTTACACAATTGTAAATGTGACAAATTTATTCAAAAAAGCGTTGGAAACCATAAAGGATTAGTTGATGAAAGTTGACGCTTTAGGCTTTGGTGGCAGCTAGGGAAAGGGTTTTCTTGGAAGGGGTTATTGAGTTGAGCCCATAAACTACCTGAAGGTGTCCCATAAACAAAAGAAAAGCGCCCGTAAAAGTAATAAAGCGCCCATAACCAGGCAAGAAATGTCCCATAAAGAGGGTGAAAAGTGCCCATAAATAGGTCAGAAGTGTCCCATAAAGTTATGTAAAGCGCCCATACC harbors:
- a CDS encoding helix-turn-helix transcriptional regulator → MVNRMKIARMEKGLTQSELASKIGVTRQTVGLIEKGDYNPTLQLCIAIAKELDQTLNDLFWEE
- a CDS encoding glucose 1-dehydrogenase, which translates into the protein MGRLTDKVAIITGGARGMGESHVRTFVREGAKVVFTDLNEEGGQALAKELGENVLFVKQDVTKAADWTTVIEETEKAFGPANILVNNAGISLSTPLMEMTEADYRKIVDINQVSVFLGTKAVVPSMEKAGGGSIVNISSMNGLVGGAVGYTDTKFAVRGMTKAAALQLAHLGIRVNSVHPGVIETPMVSQGDAVELIKEFAKHIPLKRVAQSEEVSNLVLFLASDEASYSTGSEFVIDGGLTAQ
- a CDS encoding GerAB/ArcD/ProY family transporter; amino-acid sequence: MNRYLYYFIIVTMVTNIIASVPRILMGESKNGVILSMVIAVIVGPILVSVLVNLFRHFPNMSLPEILKKSTSKWFYYPVLLYFAISWYLAGLITLVTYVLLFNTFISSETSIVITTLAFLIIISFGMLMKEKSVLYTTEIVLVMFLPIIFFLIMKVYTDPRLEWDYIKVAATHIQELPSYNAISAAAFIFIGVVNLSIFNKYMNFNKKFGLKHMLLLALAGVFTLFTTYFVPIGFNGFEQIENFTFPWVTTSDAVRLKFGIIERLIFIFLIVFLGVAFISLLIHWHVSLKLFESIVQIKRLKWKEINLTSYVLVIIFGVIGILVTRQISEYELLKLTLFFYNILPIFYGILIGSLLIAKRRLKT
- the qoxC gene encoding cytochrome aa3 quinol oxidase subunit III, which encodes MKVDKSLPLEYSTEENSLKILGFWIFIGAEIMLFATLFASYFTLENRVGSGPSGAEIFEITPVLIETLLLLTSSFTIGLAIHAMRLNRTKATMTFFAITLLLGAAFLGVEIYEFMHYVHVGAGLQTSAFTAILLTTLGTHGLHVTFGLFWGLFILLQIKKRGLTPETANKSFIFSLYWHFLDVIWIFIFSFIYLKGMM
- a CDS encoding GNAT family protein, with amino-acid sequence MINQYSKRFLKGDKVALRKITKEDYQDYFAMEDLMESRLLMNDEIPFPPTERDHEKFLSEINPEKDEYIFGIELKDEKIFIGTISVYAVNWKNGTCHVGVSIGADYQGKGYGTDSMKVLIDFIFNYMNLNKVKLQVFSYNKRAIASYEKCGFFLEGTLREELFRFGSYHDICTMGILRTDWKNTQV
- the qoxD gene encoding cytochrome aa3 quinol oxidase subunit IV, with the protein product MKELFPLKQVMGFAFSLVLTAVALLVYFMDMSFGVGMTVLLLTAFTQAGLQLVVFMHAGESEDKKSIYVNVYYGLLLALFTILGTLLVMVWDM
- a CDS encoding Ger(x)C family spore germination protein translates to MKLNIKLLITTLGMACFLTGCGFKDIDNRIFVTGIGIDPSEKEEGKYKVTLKLAIPVSTIQQEKEPSYQYLVHEGDNIEEAVRILETHTDKTLEFGHTKIILVNEKLLEGDIKEFMDYLFRRGDIQTIAWVGAAKPTAEEILRTEPKGESAVISPLSKFFGNVGTESPYIVSTYLYEFRRSFYSEGIDAVLPIVESNESGTQLIVNKSIIVKEKQDSYHLSSNLTSDFNALANNIGGYSVKLETDELNLVLNLIDVNMKYKVVKKNDQPSSIKVDVKMSGVVSQSNKRLNVENLDEYSKLATKEIETRLKELFTTLQKEELDPFGFGLKYRTMQLYEKDIFDKWKQAYPNLPFDLTVDVSLKSTGTIQ
- a CDS encoding spore germination protein — encoded protein: MAKSNPPTLMDELSKKFEPSSDIMLKPLQIGDNKVYLFYLKTVVDGNKLHTIVIKPFFEMKSNESFQSYIESLPEQVEMTSGEELQIKLTKGAVLVSIEDRFYLLDIKLVNSDAVQQTLIEPTVYGPQLALSEDLDTNLNIIRQRYHAPTLMIEMHDMKEKSRPQVSIMYDEKTVKKSVLRNIKKKLNSLEAPLIQSAGDLQLQLNGSKVSLFPTLILTERPDRITYNLAAGKVVLMIDGSPQAVIAPIVFFDFMVSMEDSYHTFWITTFTLVLRYLGLVICLVLPAMYVAVTSYTPDVLRTELALTVAGSRLGVPYPSFVEVIFMLLFMEFLIEASMRLPKAISATATTVGGLILGTAATEAALTSNIMIIIVSAVAITSFVIPISEMSFAIRICRYLLIFYTTLFGTIGLILGALGLLMFLTNKRSFGEPYLKMYWKGEKKEIGVTTKNE
- the qoxB gene encoding cytochrome aa3 quinol oxidase subunit I; this translates as MDFFDRFAVPHPSFLIYASMVGIGLTMLAIVLGITYFKKWGYLWREWITTVDHKRIGIMYLLSALLMLFRGGVDAIMMRYQLSVPENTFLDSQHYNEVFSTHGVVMILFMAMPFIIFFFNYVIPLQIGARDVAFPRLNALSFWLFFMGMGLFNISFIVGGSPDAGWTSYFPLAGNEFSASVGTNYYMIAIQIAGLGTLMTGINFITTILKMRAPGMTLMKMPMFTWSAFIANVIIVFAFPVLTVLLAMGTMDRLFGTNFFTTDNGGMDMLWANLFWVWGHPEVYILILPAFGIFSEIISTFARRNLYGYKSMVASMVVISLLSFVVWAHHFFTMGQGPLSNSIFSITTMAIAVPTGVKIFNWLFTLWKGKIEFTTPMLYSIMFIPLFTLGGVTGVMLAMSAADYQYHNTMFLVAHFHNVIIPGVVYAMLAGLTYYWPKIFGFMLNERLGKWTAWLMSIGFVLAFIPMYITGLDGQARRMYTYSESTGFGMWNMVSFIGAGVMAISFALLVYNIYWSIRYASRDIGDDPWDARSLEWATHTPVPEYNFAVTPQVDSTQAFWDSKKNGYELFQGKVEKIHMPNNSGLPFIMSCIFFVFGFAMVFSIWPLAIVSLIGILGCLAYRSFEQDHGRYISVEEIEETERKLRGAKK